In the genome of Cuculus canorus isolate bCucCan1 chromosome 26, bCucCan1.pri, whole genome shotgun sequence, one region contains:
- the YKT6 gene encoding synaptobrevin homolog YKT6 isoform X2 yields MRLYSLSVLYKGDPKVHLLKAAYDVSTFNFFQRASVQEFMTFTSQLIVERSELSSRASVKEQEYLCHVYVRNDGLAGVVIADNEYPQRVCFTLLDKVLDEFSRQVSKMDWPSGSPATIGYAALDGYLSKYQNPREADAMTRVQAELDETKIILHNTMESLLERGEKLDDLVSKSEVLGAQSKAFYKTARKQNSCCEIM; encoded by the exons ATGAGGCTCTACAGCCTAAGTGTCCTTTACAAAGGCGACCCCAAAGTGCATTTACTGAAAGCTGCCTATGACGTCTCCACCTTCAACTTCTTCCAGAGGGCCAG TGTGCAGGAATTCATGACCTTCACGAGCCAGCTGATCGTGGAGCGctcagagctgagcagcagagcCTCTGTCAAGGAACAAG AATACCTTTGCCATGTGTACGTTCGGAACGATGGGCTGGCCGGCGTGGTGATTGCCGATAATGAGTATCCACAACGGGTTTGCTTCACCTTGCTGGACAAG GTGTTGGATGAATTCTCCAGGCAGGTCAGCAAAATGGACTGGCCCTCGGGCTCACCGGCGACCATTGGCTATGCTGCCCTGGACGGGTACCTCAGCAAATACCAG AACCCCCGGGAGGCTGATGCGATGACCAgagtgcaggcagagctggacgAGACCAAAATCATCCTG CACAACACCATGGAGTCACTGTTGGAGCGAGGAGAGAAGCTGGACGACTTGGTCTCTAAATCAGAGGTGCTGGGGGCACAGTCCAAAGCCTTCTACAAAACT gCCCGAAAGCAGAATTCCTGCTGTGAAATCATGTGA